The genomic stretch ctttaaaatattacataaaatgtgTATGATACCATTTATTGATTATTCCTTATAGAAGTGATTCTTGGCCTACTTTTtggtaaacattttatatattgaaaagcACAGAGAAGATCATATATAACAAACTTTCACCTATTCATCACTGAGAATTAACAAGTGTTTACATTTTCCCTGACCACATTTTCCAGATGTACAAGTTGAGCCCTAACTAAGAGCTACAAAGTGACCTCTAGGTTACCCAACTGCTTTTCTAGAAGAGCcactgaaatttaagaaaattttatataagaaaatgtaaGACTTGGAAAATTTAATCACTGAGAgtaaaatatttggagaatatAAACAGTGCTGATTTAGAAACTGTTTTATTTAGTTAAACTATATGCTTAGTTAAAAAAtctatatgcacacatacatactttttttttgtatccaaAATGTGTTTATTGGGATGGTTTTCCCCTCATGATGATTTAGCGTGGTTTTAGTGCTGCTTCAGTCTGAAGGAGCATGCTTCTCTAAGCCTTGCTTTTCCTCCTGTAGGCTGGCAAAGGACAGTGGAGCGGCCAACACACAAAACTGTTTGTGCGTGGCTACAGATGGTGGTGATTTTATAGCATTGTGGGTGCTTCTTGTTCATGAAGTAGGAATTGGAGCTTTGCACCAGGCGCTTCTTCTTgtgcttcctcttttcctcttgcaGGGAGGGATTGAGGAGATTCTTTGTGAGGGGCATGTTGTTGCGGGGGAGATTGTCACATCCGCACAGGCACATACATACATTGTTAGTACTCTTGCATAGAGGTAGAAATGataatacttttaatttaaaatcactcaagagagaagataaaataaGTATCTTTTGTAATTGATACTTACATGTGTCAGACACTATGCTGAATTAGGAAGATATAGTAGATAAAACAGTTTTTGGTTTCTTGGCATTTATAGTCTGATTGGaggaaatagacaaaataatCACATAAATGTACAACTATAAACAGTGAAGGAAAGGGACAAGATGTAAGAATAGTGAAATGAGCTAGTTCGGATTGGGATGCCATCAGGAAAGTGTTCTCAAAGGAAGCATCTCAGGGAGGATTTAgctggcacagagagagaatgaccaTTCCTGGTAGAATGAAGAGCTTGTGTAAAGGGCCTTGATGCAGGAGAGTTCAGTCAGTTTACTGGAGGAAACTCCAGTTTCTTAGGAAACTATGCCATCATGGCATAGTGAGCAAGGGAGAAATGGTATATTTGTGGCCCTCCAACAGGTTCATTCATTTAGATTTTGCTAGAGAAAATTatagggagagagaataaaattGACTTGATCATGAAAATGTGAAGGaattgtttattaaatatttcttcttaattttaaatCACGAGGAACCATCAGAGAAACAGGTGATTgaagaagaatacaaaaataattcggGGGTAAGGTGGTATATATGGTAGGCCATTTAAATCACACGGTGATTAGCAAATACTGTGGGCACTATGCTTTTGCAAAGAATGGTGGAAGAGGTGGAAGAGgaaatgaggctttttttttagtgtcctCTCCCTGTCAGAGAAACTGTTTTATAgttagaaggaaaggagaggactTAGTCATAAAAGCTTAGGAACTGAATCTGAGGTGAATACCTAAAATTATTTCAGGGCTTAGAGTTTTAAACTTACCATTCATATCCTCTAATATCATACACTGtctagtcattttttttaaccttagaaTTTTATTCTATTATGAAAGTAATAAATTTATGCTCAGtaaggaaaatttagaaaacatgtaaaaacaaaaaaaaaaggcaaaaatcatgtGTTTACCAGTCAAGTTTCTTGGTTGTAAACTGTAGTAGTCAACTCTGACTAACTCAAGCAAAAAATCAACTTACTGAGGAAGTATTTGATAACACAGAGGTTTAATTAGGACCCTTATAGGACCCAGCTCAAAATAGTCTCGAGCCAAGGGTGGCTTGTTGTCCAGTTATTAACTGAGATTATATTACATAGTTGTGGAATTCTGGCCCTGTTATCACATTGAATTCTAAAATATAGGGTACAGACTGGAGTtgccagtcggttgagcaccactaaagatcagagaaataaaagtaattgaCTCTTTTGGCTTCTTTATTCTCCAAATTTGACTCTCCAAGAAGTGGGTTCAGAATCTAGACAGGAATTAAAATACTCACTAAATTCATAATCCCACTACTTATAGGTGGTCATTGATGACAGCTTGGTCTCTGCAAGACCACTCTCAGGTTCACTGATTTGCTTGGAGGACTCACACCATTTAGTTGTGCTCATGGCTATGGTGTATTACATTGAAAAGATACAATACAAAAAGCAGCAGAGGAAAAAGGCACATAGGGTGAGGTCCAGAGCAAGCCAGGGACAAGCTTCCTTTCCCAGTGTAGTCACACAAGACACTTAATTCTCCTAGCAGTGAATTGTGACAATGTGTGTGAAAGGCTGTCTACCAGAGAAGCGGATTGGACCCTCTGTGTATGGTGTGTTTATTTGGGGATGGTCACGCAGGCACCTTCTCCATGtaccagaaggaaagcaggtgttcagcataaaCCATAGTTTTGCACCAGTAGTTTAGACACAGTGAGCCACTCCTGTCAAGGAATGGTAGGAACCCTCCCAAAATCCAAGTTCCCAATGTCAAGCCAAGGGAGAACTTTGCAGGTTCTCCTTTTCTAAGTATTAGGCCTGCTACGATAACTCTCTTTTTGCATagtatgtttgtatattttataaatatatgtcatcctttatattttttgtggcttgtattctttataattttatgtgaaaACTTTTTGaaacttaatatttatatatatgaagagGTCAGCAAACTGTGACCTGTGGATCAAATCTGACCATTAGCCTGTTTTTGTATAGCCAATGAactaagaatagtttttaaattttttagtgtttttaaagaaaaaacaagaatataACAGAGACTGCATGGTTCCAAAAGCCTACAATATTTGCCCTTTGGTCCTTTGTAGAAAAAGTTTGTTAACCTTTGatctataaaatgattttttcaaaattgagTTACAATTCGTgtatcataaaattcaccatatAAAGTGTACAGTTGTGTGGTTTGTAGTGTTTACAGATTTGTGTAATCATCTCTTTCTAATTCCACAATACTTT from Panthera leo isolate Ple1 chromosome C1, P.leo_Ple1_pat1.1, whole genome shotgun sequence encodes the following:
- the LOC122225842 gene encoding 40S ribosomal protein S27-like; translation: MCLCGCDNLPRNNMPLTKNLLNPSLQEEKRKHKKKRLVQSSNSYFMNKKHPQCYKITTICSHAQTVLCVGRSTVLCQPTGGKARLREACSFRLKQH